A single window of Pontibacter actiniarum DNA harbors:
- a CDS encoding histidine phosphatase family protein has product MKRISNLIFTLVVVLLSAISVHAKGNHGHQPAIENLEDKYKEIGATATYVVANGVPVAQELRFLEEEEVELPANSSLRQIALVRHGEPDLLKTGKFSYNQARQFVQDYDSVGIVVPDTPFLKVENPDDIAVFASSINRAKATANYIFGADREMTVSPDFREFETAMGKHSPNMSMPINFWTTTARIKWMLGIDRQGAESFADARKRARKAAQQLASATEETSKVVLVAHGFLNRYIKQNLEEMGWHVVQDGGSGYLSKIILAKIEPQERGSEGASIATR; this is encoded by the coding sequence ATGAAAAGAATATCAAACTTGATTTTTACTTTAGTTGTAGTGTTACTTTCAGCAATATCTGTACACGCGAAAGGAAATCACGGGCACCAGCCAGCCATTGAAAATTTGGAAGATAAATATAAGGAGATCGGGGCTACGGCTACCTATGTTGTCGCAAATGGCGTGCCGGTAGCTCAGGAGTTGCGTTTCTTGGAGGAAGAGGAAGTGGAGCTGCCTGCAAACAGCAGCCTTCGGCAAATAGCGCTGGTTCGCCATGGAGAGCCTGACTTGCTGAAAACAGGTAAATTTTCTTATAACCAGGCCAGGCAGTTCGTTCAGGACTATGATAGCGTGGGGATAGTAGTGCCGGATACTCCCTTTTTAAAAGTTGAGAACCCGGATGACATCGCTGTCTTCGCCAGCTCTATTAATCGCGCCAAGGCAACAGCAAACTATATTTTCGGGGCAGACAGGGAAATGACTGTTTCACCCGATTTTCGGGAATTTGAAACGGCTATGGGCAAGCACAGCCCCAACATGAGCATGCCCATTAATTTTTGGACCACCACAGCCCGTATTAAATGGATGCTGGGCATAGACCGGCAAGGAGCCGAGAGCTTTGCTGATGCCCGAAAACGGGCACGGAAGGCAGCACAGCAGTTGGCCAGTGCAACTGAAGAAACGTCTAAAGTGGTTCTGGTAGCACACGGTTTCCTAAACCGCTATATAAAGCAGAACCTAGAAGAGATGGGATGGCATGTCGTGCAAGACGGGGGAAGTGGTTACTTGTCCAAAATCATTTTAGCCAAGATAGAGCCGCAGGAAAGGGGGAGTGAAGGCGCTTCAATCGCAACCCGCTGA
- a CDS encoding bestrophin family protein, with protein MLITNKVPLGLLLSKTKYELLAIVAYSVAIGILDHHSYLEEISLPLTIPTLLGTALSLLLAFRINQSYDRWWEARTVWGAIVNDSRTLIRQLQTFVSPQDNMVNSFAKRQAAWCYALGEALRKLPFSDKVKQYAEGYENHANIPNALLSKHSEEVRMLYLDGQLNPFQQIQIDSTIARLCDSMGKCERIKNTVFPGNYSMLLHFLIYIFATLLPLGLSDYSIAMEVVVTTLFAGVFLLIERTAIFMQDPFENMPTDTPVTALANTIEINLMQMVACEPPKLAPTTAYYQL; from the coding sequence ATGTTAATAACAAATAAAGTACCTCTTGGCTTGCTGCTCAGTAAGACGAAGTACGAGCTATTGGCTATCGTAGCTTACTCGGTTGCAATTGGAATTCTCGATCACCATTCATATCTGGAGGAAATATCCCTCCCGTTGACAATTCCGACATTACTGGGAACGGCTTTGTCCTTGTTACTGGCATTCAGGATCAATCAATCGTACGACCGGTGGTGGGAGGCAAGAACTGTGTGGGGAGCCATTGTCAACGATTCCCGCACACTCATAAGGCAGCTGCAAACCTTTGTGTCTCCCCAAGATAATATGGTCAACTCCTTTGCAAAGCGACAGGCAGCCTGGTGCTATGCTTTAGGAGAAGCCCTGAGAAAGCTTCCATTCTCTGATAAGGTAAAGCAGTATGCTGAAGGTTATGAAAATCATGCTAATATCCCAAATGCGCTACTATCAAAGCATTCTGAGGAAGTCAGAATGCTTTATCTGGATGGGCAGCTAAATCCATTTCAGCAGATTCAGATTGATAGCACCATTGCAAGGCTATGCGACTCCATGGGGAAATGTGAGCGTATCAAAAACACTGTTTTCCCCGGGAATTATAGTATGCTGCTACATTTTCTGATCTACATCTTTGCTACACTGCTGCCTCTTGGCCTTAGCGACTATTCTATTGCGATGGAAGTAGTGGTTACTACCCTCTTTGCGGGAGTATTCCTGCTTATAGAAAGAACGGCCATATTCATGCAAGACCCTTTCGAGAACATGCCCACGGATACACCTGTTACAGCGTTGGCAAACACGATTGAGATAAACCTGATGCAAATGGTCGCGTGCGAACCACCAAAGTTGGCACCTACTACAGCTTATTATCAACTCTGA